A single region of the Raphanus sativus cultivar WK10039 chromosome 1, ASM80110v3, whole genome shotgun sequence genome encodes:
- the LOC108861341 gene encoding uncharacterized protein LOC108861341, producing MEYERIEKVQKSMISPTKLRMKLMGPHNNKKKEGSSNNSSRTSPVRLQVSDDTEFSKNSLLASKSDSDDDDHVTASTTDIGVAKPPNAPALDLTENSNQGDTRETDQPRTQQLKKCDLTISLRPQEDENLDYDSNASSSSFEFHGGVRVERSNQSHASRASYPSRQVPSKWSDAEKWILSRQNMVMRKNCQGNRMPVRVVPDNTGYEHSKTRMDPCQSSQAPHPIQTKGYGGNLLIDQSTQSNDHVDTTAGPVIRSVCMRDMGTEMTPVPSQEPSRSVTPVDATTPLRSPTSSLPNTPRGCKQEESSVSGDPSKNTRRDLSEEEMKAKTRREIVALGVQLGKTNIAAWASKEEEEDNNNNVDAEETQRIEFDKRAAAWEEAEKSKHNARYKREEIRIQAWESQEKAKLEAEMRRIEAKVEQMKAEAEAKIVKKIAMAKQRSEEKRAAAEARKARDAEKAAAEVEYIRETGQIPASGYKICCSWLS from the exons ATGGAGTACGAGAGGATAGAGAAGGTGCAg AAGAGCATGATCTCACCAACGAAGCTGAGAATGAAGCTAATGGGTCCACACAATAACAAGAAGAAAGAAGGATCCAGCAATAACTCATCAAGAACATCTCCTGTTCGTCTTCAGGTTTCAGATGACACAGAATTCTCCAAGAACAGCTTGCTAGCTTCTAAGTCTGACTCAGACGACGATGATCATG TGACGGCCTCAACTACTGATATAGGAGTAGCTAAACCACCAAATGCACCAGCTCTGGACTTAACCGAAAACAGCAATCAAGGTGATACGAGAGAAACCGATCAACCACGAACTCAGCAACTTAAAAAGTGTGACTTGACTATCTCTCTAAGACCACAAGAAGATGAGAATCTTGATTATGACAGTAACGCTAGCTCTTCAAGCTTCGAGTTCCACGGTGGTGTTCGTGTTGAGCGTTCAAATCAGAGCCATGCCTCGAGAGCATCATACCCTTCGAGACAAGTGCCGTCCAAATGGAGTGATGCTGAGAAGTGGATATTGAGCAGACAGAACATGGTGATGAGGAAGAACTGTCAAGGGAACCGAATGCCCGTGAGAGTTGTGCCTGATAATACAGGCTACGAGCATAGTAAAACTAGGATGGATCCGTGCCAATCCTCGCAAGCACCACATCCAATTCAAACTAAAGGGTATGGTGGAAACTTGTTGATCGATCAATCTACACAAAGCAATGATCATGTGGATACAACAG CTGGTCCTGTGATTCGGTCTGTATGTATGAGAGATATGGGGACTGAAATGACGCCAGTACCGAGTCAAGAACCATCAAGATCTGTCACACCAGTTGATGCAACGACTCCTCTTCGCAGCCCTACTTCTTCTCTGCCTAATACTCCTAGAGGATGCAAACAAGAAGAGTCTTCTGTGTCAGGAGACCCGTCTAAGAACACAAGAAGAGACTTATCCGAAGAGGAAATGAAAGCGAAGACGAGAAGAGAGATTGTAGCTCTCGGTGTTCAGCTTGGGAAGACCAACATCGCCGCCTGGGCGAgtaaagaggaagaggaggacaACAATAACAATGTAGATGCAGAGGAGACACAGAGGATTGAGTTTGATAAACGAGCGGCTGCTTGGGAAGAAGCAGAGAAATCAAAACATAACGCAAG GTATAAGCGTGAGGAGATCAGAATCCAAGCGTGGGAGAGTCAGGAGAAAGCCAAACTTGAAGCAGAGATGCGACGTATTGAG GCTAAAGTGGAGCAGATGAAAGCTGAAGCTGAAGCAAAGATAGTGAAGAAAATAGCAATGGCTAAGCAAAGGTCAGAAGAGAAACGTGCTGCTGCAGAAGCTAGAAAGGCCCGTGACGCCGAGAAGGCAGCAGCTGAAGTTGAATATATCAGGGAAACGGGTCAAATACCGGCTTCAGGTTACAAGATATGTTGTAGTTGGCTCTCGTGA